Proteins encoded together in one Macadamia integrifolia cultivar HAES 741 chromosome 8, SCU_Mint_v3, whole genome shotgun sequence window:
- the LOC122086185 gene encoding protein PNS1-like, with product MRASKFTSLSVVRELDVLEKTRASKIRLRTGFPSSITTCPTDVLEMIPWDGCKAKQIASAPRTEDCVESTTQRETTAGQIPAKLFLILFYLHLFLISILIIFLTIRSLVSPSSSYYLSYPLHWYIPLLTSTTCSSIIALLWQLFTRCNPSRAIKTAFWVSPLLTLAAGILLIVIGTTGSLVAAIAAIIFALIQSLYACWIVRRIDHTIKALSISLKAPTSGKTKFIFLSILVSAIYSSFAVAGIGGATVGTGSLLNALFVFAILVSLSWTMQVIRNISHVSVSRVGYLYFANGIEFNISGAYHDTIKYSIGNVCLGSAIVPVLGIIRGSARSISLVAGDTDEFLFSCANCYSGVAARLVAYGNRWGFVHVGVYNKGFVRASMDTWEMIRRTGLESVIDSDLTGSFCFLCGVAAGSACTLVSGSGALAMRSSYANEVSIYAFLIGYFMCRIAMSWPQACVSAYFVAYADNPQSPGFDSTIPDRIRELQPVV from the exons ATGAGAGCATCAAAATTCACAAGCCTTTCAGTGGTGCGTGAGCTTGATGTCCTCGAGAAAACAAGGGCATCAAAGATCAGATTGCGCACAGGATTCCCAAGCAGCATAACTACTTGCCCCACAGATGTATTAGAAATGATACCTTGGGACGGATGTAAAGCTAAGCAAATTGCCTCTGCTCCAAGAACAGAAGATTGTGTAG AATCCACAACCCAAAGGGAAACAACGGCAGGACAAATCCCAGCCAAGCTGTTCCTCATCCTCTTCTACCTCCACCTCTTCCTCATCTCAATCTTGATCATCTTCCTCACCATCCGAAGCCTCGTTTCCCCTTCAAGTTCATACTACTTATCCTACCCTCTTCATTGGTACATCCCACTCCTCACTTCCACCACATGTTCTTCCATTATTGCACTCCTATGGCAGCTCTTCACCCGCTGCAACCCATCAAGAGCCATAAAAACCGCATTTTGGGTAAGCCCTTTATTGACATTGGCTGCCGGAATCCTCCTAATAGTCATCGGCACCACCGGTAGCTTGGTAGCCGCTATAGCTGCTATCATTTTTGCTCTTATTCAATCCCTCTACGCCTGCTGGATCGTGCGCCGAATTGATCATACAATTAAGGCTTTATCAATCTCACTCAAAGCACCCACTTCAGGGAAGACCAAGTTCATCTTTTTATCGATCCTCGTTAGTGCCATTTACTCTTCTTTTGCCGTTGCCGGCATCGGCGGCGCTACTGTTGGAACTGGGTCCCTCTTAAACGCCCTCTTCGTGTTCGCCATTCTTGTTAGCTTGTCATGGACAATGCAAGTAATTAGGAACATCTCTCATGTCTCAGTCTCGCGTGTTGGGTACCTCTACTTTGCTAATGGGATTGAATTCAACATATCTGGGGCTTACCATGACACGATTAAGTACTCCATCGGGAATGTTTGTCTGGGTTCAGCTATTGTCCCTGTTCTTGGGATCATAAGGGGCTCGGCGAGGTCAATAAGCTTGGTTGCAGGGGACACGGATGAGTTCCTCTTCTCTTGTGCCAATTGCTATTCAGGTGTTGCTGCAAGGCTTGTGGCTTACGGGAATCGATGGGGATTCGTTCATGTGGGCGTCTACAATAAAGGTTTCGTGCGGGCATCGATGGATACATGGGAGATGATTAGACGAACAGGGTTGGAATCTGTAATTGACTCGGATCTCACTGGATCATTCTGCTTCCTCTGTGGAGTTGCAGCGGGATCGGCTTGTACCCTTGTGAGTGGGTCGGGGGCTCTCGCCATGAGAAGCAGCTATGCTAATGAAGTCTCGATTTATGCCTTCTTGATTGGTTATTTCATG TGTCGGATTGCTATGTCATGGCCTCAAGCATGCGTGTCAGCATACTTTGTGGCATACGCAGACAACCCACAGAGCCCTGGGTTCGATTCAACAATCCCAGATCGCATTAGAGAGCTGCAGCCGGTGGTGTAG